A genomic stretch from Musa acuminata AAA Group cultivar baxijiao unplaced genomic scaffold, Cavendish_Baxijiao_AAA HiC_scaffold_1138, whole genome shotgun sequence includes:
- the LOC135671249 gene encoding receptor-like protein EIX2 — translation MGFPLRFLSSLSLCLLALLLHRATVTSGCFSLEREALLDFKAGVGDTRNRLSSWIGHHCCTWKGVTCDTTTGHVVLLDLRNTNTTDDWALRGEGMMNSSLLALSHLKHLDLSFNDFRGIRIPEFIGSFKKLRYLNLSSTKFMGGIPARLGNLSSLYVLDLSDALRFAPLVDNLDWLSHLTSLKHLDLSGLNLTDVPDWFSSVNMLPSLQVLSMSSVGLNSIPASVVHVNFTSSLTVLDLSYNHFDSTLPKWLGNITSLTHLDLSDALDFAYHVDNLDWLSHLTSLKNLDLSWLKLTGAPDWFSSVNMLPSLQVLSMSYVGLDTIPASVVHVNFTSSLTVLDLSYNHFDSTLPKWLGNITSLTHLDLYYSGLYGIIPDAIGDLGSLTFLDPGDNQLEGTVPRSMVDLRRLKELHMPGNRLTGNLSDLLEQMTNLIILDLGSNLFNGSMPSSVGKFSNLTELNLAGNSVGGVLSEVHFENLTRLQVLDLYGNSITISIGQSWVPPFQLTYVDLSKCQLGPQFPEWLQFQTQIEELYLADCKIAGTMPAWLWNISSSTITELDLSNNQIGGKLPSSLKFTKLVILYLDSNRFEGPLPKMLPSTLDTLYLSNNSFTGQLPIWPYIQLVALSDNMLDGGLSSSICQWTYLQYLDLSNNKLLGEIPYCLGKSLQNLYILNLGNNHFSGEIPHTIGFLSGLRRLQLKNNSFSGEVPLSLKNCTNLWFLDLAQNNLVGSITLWMGDNLQQLQVLRLSSNMFSGVIPWQLAQFKLLQILDLANNNLSRSIPHNIGNLSVMRSTSQYYDFCSDKLDVFTKGQDLYYLQCSIKLMKSMDLSNNSLTGEIPKGIGDLAGLKNLNLSRNHLQGKIPWEIRGMKSLESLDLSINDLSGSIPESLSVLYSLSYLNLSYNNLSGRIPTGHQLQTLNDPSIYMGNTDLCGPPTSKSCFNNKTTRNIIQEYKKEIPEWLWFYISMVLGYVMGFWTFYGILFLKDTWRYTYFHMIDHMYDWLWVQWHLIF, via the coding sequence ATGGGTTTCCCTTTACGCTTCTTATCATCATTGTCGTTGTGCCTCTtggccctcctcctccaccgggcCACGGTGACAAGTGGGTGTTTCAGCTTGGAGAGGGAGGCGCTGCTGGACTTCAAAGCTGGTGTCGGAGACACCCGCAACCGGCTATCTTCTTGGATAGGCCACCACTGTTGCACATGGAAGGGAGTGACCTGCGACACCACCACTGGCCACGTCGTCTTGCTCGACCTCCGAAACACAAATACTACAGATGATTGGGCATTACGCGGTGAGGGGATGATGAACTCGTCATTACTTGCTTTATCTCATCTGAAGCACTTGGATCTTAGCTTCAATGATTTCAGAGGAATCCGCATACCGGAATTCATCGGCTCCTTCAAGAAACTGAGATACCTCAATCTATCTTCTACAAAATTCATGGGAGGAATACCTGCTCGGCTGGGGAACCTTTCGAGCCTCTACGTTCTTGATCTAAGTGATGCTTTACGTTTTGCACCCCTTGTTGACAACCTCGACTGGCTCTCTCATCTTACCTCCCTGAAGCACCTGGACTTGAGCGGGTTGAACCTAACCGATGTCCCAGATTGGTTCTCGTCGGTGAACATGCTGCCTTCCCTCCAGGTGTTAAGTATGTCTTCCGTTGGTCTCAATAGCATCCCAGCTTCTGTTGTGCACGTCAACTTCACCTCCTCTCTTACCGTCCTTGATCTCTCCTATAATCATTTCGACTCCACCTTACCCAAATGGTTGGGGAATATTACTAGTCTTACCCATCTTGATCTAAGCGATGCTTTAGATTTTGCATACCATGTTGACAACCTCGACTGGCTCTCCCATCTTACCTCCCTGAAGAACCTGGACTTGAGCTGGTTGAAGCTAACCGGTGCCCCAGATTGGTTCTCATCCGTGAACATGCTGCCATCCCTCCAAGTGTTAAGTATGTCTTATGTTGGTCTCGATACCATCCCAGCTTCTGTTGTCCATGTCAACTTCACCTCCTCTCTTACCGTCCTTGATCTCTCCTATAATCATTTCGACTCCACCTTACCCAAATGGTTGGGGAATATTACTAGTCTTACCCATCTTGATCTCTATTATTCTGGGTTATATGGCATTATTCCCGATGCAATTGGAGACTTGGGCTCTCTTACTTTTCTTGATCCAGGAGACAATCAACTCGAGGGTACCGTACCGAGATCCATGGTTGATCTTCGTAGACTGAAAGAATTACATATGCCAGGCAACCGATTGACAGGAAATTTGAGCGATTTGCTAGAGCAAATGACGAATCTCAtcattttggatctcgggtctaaTTTATTCAACGGTTCCATGCCTTCCTCCGTTGGTAAGTTCTCTAATCTCACCGAATTGAATCTCGCTGGAAATTCTGTTGGAGGTGTCCTTTCAGAAGTTCATTTTGAGAATCTTACGAGATTACAAGTATTAGACTTGTATGGCAACTCCATCACCATATCAATTGGGCAGAGTTGGGTCCCCCCTTTCCAACTCACATATGTAGATTTATCCAAATGTCAGTTGGGACCTCAATTTCCAGAATGGTTACAGTTTCAAACACAGATCGAAGAATTATATTTGGCAGACTGTAAAATTGCAGGGACAATGCCAGCTTGGCTttggaatatttcatcttctaccatCACAGAGTTAGACCTTTCCAACAACCAAATAGGAGGCAAGCTGCCATCTTCTTTAAAGTTCACCAAGTTGGTTATATTATATTTGGATTCCAATAGATTTGAAGGTCCATTGCCTAAGATGCTACCGTCTACACTTGATACTCTATACCTCTCCAATAATTCCTTTACAGGGCAATTGCCGATATGGCCCTATATTCAATTAGTGGCACTCTCAGATAACATGCTTGATGGGGGTTTATCTTCATCAATCTGCCAATGGACATATCTCCAATATCTTGACCTTTCGAACAACAAATTACTTGGTGAGATCCCTTATTGTCTGGGAAAATCATTACAAAATCTTTATATCTTGAATTTGGGCAACAATCACTTCTCGGGTGAAATTCCACACACGATCGGATTTTTAAGTGGGCTTCGGCGTTTGCAACTGAAAAATAATAGTTTTTCGGGTGAGGTTCCTTTGTCATTGAaaaattgtacaaatttatggttTCTTGATCTGGCTCAAAATAATCTTGTCGGAAGTATAACGCTATGGATGGGAGATAATCTACAACAACTGCAAGTACTTCGTCTAAGTTCAAATATGTTTTCTGGAGTTATTCCCTGGCAACTTGCTCAATTTAAGTTGCTTCAAATATTAGATCTTGCAAATAATAATCTATCTAGATCAATACCTCACAACATTGGTAATTTAAGTGTCATGAGATCTACATCACAATATTATGATTTTTGTTCTGATAAATTAGATGTCTTTACAAAGGGACAAgatctttattatttacaatgCAGTATAAAACTTATGAAAAGTATGGATCTTTCGAACAATAGTTTAACCGGAGAGATCCCAAAAGGAATCGGAGATCTTGCGGGACTCAAGAACTTAAATTTGTCGAGAAATCATTTACAAGGTAAAATCCCTTGGGAGATAAGAGGAATGAAATCATTAGAATCCCTTGATCTATCAATAAATGATCTTTCTGGTAGCATTCCTGAGAGTTTATCGGTTTTATATTCCTTGAGCTACttgaatttatcatataataatctTTCGGGAAGGATACCAACCGGTCATCAACTCCAAACACTCAATGATCCATCCATTTACATGGGCAATACCGACTTATGTGGACCACCAACTTCCAAAAGTTGTTTTAATAATAAAACAACTCGAAATATTATACAAGAGTACAAGAAGGAGATTCCTGAGTGGCTATGGTTCTATATCAGCATGGTATTAGGATATGTGATGGGATTTTGGACCTTTTATGGTATTCTCTTCCTCAAAGATACATGGAGGTATACttattttcatatgattgatCATATGTATGATTGGTTATGGGTGCAATGGCATTTAATCTTTTGA